The Agreia sp. COWG nucleotide sequence TACGAGGGTGAGGTGGCGGCTTCGTACAACGAGGCGCGCATGCTGCCCGTGTCGAGTAGCGACCAGTTCGTGCTCTTTTCGAACCTCGAGATCGCGCCCGTGTCGAGTAACCACAACTACCTCGACTACTGGGGCACCCGGGTGAGCTCGTTCGAGGTGCTCACCCCGCACAAAGAGCTGTCGCTCACGGCGAACAGCCTGGTCGAGGTGCGGCCCCGAGCGCACAGTGCACATCCGGTCGGCTGGGAGGGTCTCGCCGAGGCCGCGGCCAAGGCGACGTCGTACGTCGAGCACTCCAAGCAGACGAGGCTGACCGACCCCAATGACGACCTGACGGCGCTGGCTGCCGAGATCGCGGCGAGAAACGAGAGCCCGTGCGAGGCGGCGCTCGAGATCTGCTCCGTCATCGGCGAGCAGATGCAATACGTGCAGGGCGTCACGCACGTGCATTCGACCGCCAAGGACTCCTGGGCCGACAAGCGCGGCGTCTGTCAAGACATCGCCCACATCGCGCTCGGTGCGCTGCGCTCGGTCGGCATTCCCGCGCGCTACGTGTCGGGCTATCTGCACCCGAAGCCCAACGCCGAGATCGGTGAGACGGTGGCGGGGGAGTCGCACGCGTGGGTCGAGTGGTTCTGCGGCGAATGGCGAGGCTTCGACCCCACGAACTCGATCGACATCGGAGACCGTCACGTGACCGTGGGTCGGGGCCGCGACTACAACGACGTGGCTCCGCTTCGCGGCGTCTATGCCGGCCCGTTCGGCTCGACCCTCTTCGTCACAGTGGAGATCACCCGAGAGAGCTGAGCCTTCTCCCTTCACGGCTGAGGAGATTTCTGCGACACGCCGGTGAAAGCTGCGCCGGGCACGGGGCGTCGCAGGTTTTTCCTCATCCGTGAAAGGGGAGTCGCCGGTCGGGGGCGGTGCCACAATGGGCGGGTGCCCCAGTTTCTCAGCGACCACGGCGTCGCCATCAGCTACCTCGCCTGGCCCGTCGAGAGCCCCCGGGGCATCGTGCAGATCGTGCACGGCCTCGGCGACCACGCGGCCCGGTACGCCGAGCTTGCAGCCCGGCTGAACGCATCCGGCTATTCGGTCTACGCGCACGACCAGCGCGGCCACGGCGAGACGGCGAGACTGCCTGGCGCATCACCTCGTGCGGGCGAGCGGCGCATGGGCGTCGGCGGTCTGCGCTCTGCCGGTGACGACCTTGTGCGCTTCAGTCGACTATTGCGTGACGAGGCTGCGCGCGACGGCTCTCCGGGTGTGCCGCTGATCGTCGTCGGGCACAGCCTCGGCTCGCTTATTCTGCAGCGCGTCATCAACACCCGCTCCACGGCGTTCGACGGTGTGGTGTTCTCGGGCACGGCATACCGGATGCCGGGGTCGATGGACGGCGGCGACCTGACCCGGCGTCACCGCCCCGCGCGCCGGCAGGGCACCGGATTCGAGTGGCTGACGCGCGACGTCGCAAAGCAGCAGCAGGCCGCGGCCGACGAGCTGATGTTCGAGGCGAAGGCGCTCAAGGAGTTCGGCCTCAAGGACGGGCTGCGCCTGTTCGGGGTGCCGGGGCGCAGCATCCGGCACGATCTGCCCGTGCTGATCGTGGGCGGCTCCGACGACATTCTCGGTGGCCCCGCGAGCATGCGGCGCCTGGCGCGCGCGTATCGGCGCCGCTCGAAGCTCGACGACGTCGAGGTGGTGGTCTTCCCCGGCGCCCGGCACGAGATCTTCGCCGAGACGAACCGAGCAGAGGTGTTCGATCGCCTGGTCGACTGGCTCGATCACCACACGGAGCCCTAGGCCGCGCTGTCGCGGGGAGTGCCTTCTGAGCCACGCGACTCCTGAGGTGCGCCGCCCTGTGTGAGATGCAGCAAACGCCCCTTCGTTTCGAGCGGCAAGGGCCTTTTGCCGCACATGCTCGATCGCTCCGTTGCCGAGATGAGGCTCGGCTGGCGCATGCCCCCGCGGCGTAGGCTGGCGGCATGCATGGTGAATACAAGGTTCCTGGCGGAAAACTCGTCGTCGTCGACCTCGACGTGGTCGACGCGAAGATCGCGAACTTCCGCCTGGCAGGAGATTTCTTTCTCGAGCCGGATGACGCGCTGCCGCTGATCAACGCCGCCGTCGAGGGACTGCCCGTCGAGAGCGACGCCGCCACGATCGCGGGCGCCGTCAGGGCCGCGCTGCCCGAGGGTGCCCAGCTGCTCGGCTTCACCCCGGAATCCGTCGCCGTCGCTGTGCGCCGCTCGCTCGCCAAGGCGACCTCGTGGCGCGACTACGACTGGCAGGTCATTCACTCCAAGGCCGTGCCGCCCGTCGAGCAGATGGCGCTCGACGAGGTGCTGGCCATCGAGGTGGGCGAGGGCCGCCGCCAGCCCACGATGCGCATCTGGGAGTGGGAGTCTCCCGCCGTCGTCATCGGCAGCTTCCAGTCGCTGAAGAACGAGGTCGACCTCGAGAACGCGGCGAAGTACGGCTTCGACGTGGTGCGCCGCATCTCGGGAGGCGGTGCCATGTTCATGGAGGCCGGCTCGGTGATCACGTATTCCATCTATGTTCCCGCGGCTCTCGTGTCGGGCATGACGTTCGCCGACTCGTACGCGTTTCTCGACGAGTGGGTCATCACCGCCCTCAAGTCGCTCGGCATCGACGCGCACTACGCGCCGCTGAACGACATCACGAGCCCCACGGGCAAGATCGGCGGGGCCGCGCAGAAGCGCCTCGGCAACGGGGCCGTCGTGCATCACGTCACCATGAGCTACGACATGGATGGCGAGAAGATGGTGCAGGTGCTGCGCATCGGCCGAGAGAAGATGAGCGACAAGGGCACCAAGTCCGCGGCCAAGCGTGTCGACCCGCTGCGCAGCCAGACGGGCCTCACCCGAGCCGAGATCATCGACAAGATGATCGCGACGTTCACGGGCCTCTACGGCGCGACCGCCGGAGACATCACCGACGACGAGTACGCCAAGGCCGAGGAGCTCGTTCGAACCAAATTCAGCACGCCGGAGTGGATCGCGCGCGTTCCCTGATCTAGCGCGTGGTGAGCGGCTTGTACTCGTCGTGCCGCTCGACGTAGGTCGCCACGAACGGGCAGGCGGGGATGACGCGCAGCTCGCCCTCGGCCAGCTGGTCGAGCATGCCCTTCACCAGAGAGCCGCCGAGCCCGCTGCCCTGCCGAGATGGATCGACCTCGGTGTGGGTGATGGCGATCGTGTTCTCCCTCAGCTCGTAGTCGGCCTGGCCGACCTGCTCGCCGTCGACCCACAGGGTGTAACGGTGGGCGTCGGGCTCGTGGCGTACTTCTCGGCTCTCCATCCGGTACACGATACGCGCGGGCCATACCTGCCACAATTGCACAATGCCCGCCGACCCGACTCCCGCGGACATAGGCCCCGCGGACATAGGCCCCGCGGAAGCAGGTGCCGCGCACTCGAGGGTCATCCACGGCGACAACCTGTCTGTTCTCGCCGGGCTGCCCGACGCGGGCTTCACGGTGATCTACCTCGATCCGCCCTTCAATACCGGGCGAGTGCAGAAGCGCCAGTCGACGACATCCGTTCGCACTGTCGCCGGAACCGGAACGGTGACCGGCTTCAAAGGGCAAAGCTACGAGCGCATCAAGGGCGATCTGCTCGCCTACGACGATGCGTTCGAGAACTACTGGGAGTTTCTGGAGCCGCGGTTGGTCGAGGCGTGGCGGCTGCTCGCCGCCGACGGAACCCTGTATCTGCACCTCGACTACCGCGAGGCGCATTATGCCAAGGTGCTGCTCGATGCCCTGTTCGGGCGGGAGTCTTTTCTCAACGAGATCATCTGGGCCTACGACTACGGCGCCAAGACCAAGAGCCGCTGGCCGGCGAAGCACGACACGATCCTCGTCTACGTGAAAGACCCCAAGGGCTACTACTTCGACTCCACGACCGTGGATCGCGAGCCCTACATGGCACCGGGGCTCGTGACGCCCGAGAAGGTCGAGCGGGGCAAGCTGCCGACGGATGTCTGGTGGCACACGATCGTGTCACCGACCGGCAACGAGAAGACCGGCTATCCCACCCAGAAGCCGGAGGGCATCCTGCGCCGGATCGTGCAGGCCTCGAGCCGGCCGGGCGACTGGGTGCTGGATTTCTTCGCCGGCAGCGGCACGACCGGCGCCGTGGCACGAGCGCTCGGCCGCAACTTCGTTCTGGTCGATCAGAACCCCGAGGCGATCGAGGTGATGCGCGCTCGCCTGCCCGACGTGCCCATCGTCGTGGCCCCGGGGCTCTGACGCGGAGCTTCCGCGGCGGAGCCCCGGGGCCACGCGCGTCGCCTAGTGCACCGGCATGGGCACGGCGTCGGTACTCGCCGGTCCGGATGTTGCTGCCGCGGCATCTGCGGCCGGAGCCGCATGACCCGACAGGGACAGGCCCTGGCCACGGCGGCGGAACAGCAGCGCAGCGACGATGGCGCCGACCGCGAAGAAGCCGGCGCCCCACCAATAGGCGGTCGCGTAGCTGTGCACCGCCGCGTTCGCCGCGACCTGCGCCGTGACGGGGGCGTTGTCGGCGAGGTACCCGGCGGCCGCGCTCGCGGCGAGGGTGTTCAGTAGCGCGACGCCGATCGAGCCGCCGACCTGCTGGCTCGTGTTGACCATGGCCGAGGCCACGCCGGCGAACTCGCGGTCGACACCGAGGGTGGCAGACTGCATCGACGCCGGCATGATCGAGCCCATGCCGAAGCCGAGCACCATCAGGGCGGGCAGCACGTTGGCCGCATAGCTGCTGTCGAGGTCGAGCCTGGTGAGCAGGATCATGCCGGTCATGGCCAGCAGCATGCCGAAGGGAACCATGATCTTCGGGCCGAAGCGCGGCACGAAGATGTTGGTCGACAGCTGCGCGGCCAGCACCAGCATCGCGATCATGGGCAGGAACGACAGCCCGGTCTGGATGGGTGAGAAGCCCAGCGAGGCCTGCAGGTAGTAGGTGACGAAGAGGAAGATTCCGAACATGCCGGCGCCCGCGATGAGCACCGATGCATAAGCCGCGCCGCGGTTGCGGTCGAGCACGATCGCAAGCGGAAGCAGCGGGTGCGTGGCCTTGCGCTGCCACAGCACGAAGATGACCAGCAGAACGCCGGCCGCGGCGAGCATGCCCCAGGTGAGGGGCGATCCCCAGCCATCGGTCTCGGCGTTGGCGAAGCCGTAGACCAGTCCGAAGAGTCCGCCTGAGATGAGCACGGTACCCGGGATGTCGAGCTTCGGCCGTGGCCCCGTGCGCTTGGTCTCGTTGACATAGACCAGCGCGCCGATGACGCCGATCACGGCGATGAAGACGTTGATGTAGAGGTTCCAGCGCCAGTCGAACTTCTCGGTGAGATACCCGCCGAGAAGCAGGCCGACGGCGCCTCCGGCCCCGGCGATCGCACCGAAGATGCCGAACGCGCGGGCGCGTTCTTTGGGAATGGTGAACGTGGTGGTGAGCACGGCGAGTGCGGTGGGTGCCAGAAGCGCTCCGAAGACACCCTGTAGTGCTCGGGCGGCGACGAGGGTGCCGAAGCTGTCGGCGGCACCGCCGAGGGCGGAGGCCACCGCGAAGCCGACCAGCCCGATGATGAAGGTGCGCTTACGGCCGATGAGGTCGGAGAGGCGGCCGCCGAGCAGCAGCAGGCTGCCGAAGGCGAGGGAGTAGGCCGTGACGACCCACTGGCGATCTCCGTCGCTGAAGCCGAGGTCGGCCTGGGCGGCGGGAAGGGCGATGTTCACGACGGTCGAGTCGAGCACGACCATCAGCTGGGCCAAGGCGACGACGGAGAGCGTCAGCCAGCGGCGGCGAGAGACCTTCGCGGCGTCTGCCTCAAGCGAAGGTGATGAGGAGGTCTGGGTCATCTCCCCACCATATACGGAACCAGGCAGTTCCGGATACGTTGAGTTTCGATTTTATCCAGTTCCGGATCTTAACAGTTCCTGAATTGCTAGTATGGGGGTTCACGCGCGAAACGGAAACAAGGGAGATGGCCGCAATGACGCAGCTCGATCCGACGACCACCGATGTGGCCACGAACGATGCCCTCGAGAGTGCAGACAGCCCCAAGCTCGGTCGCAAGCGCGACCACACCAAAGACCAGCAGATCCTCGATGCCGCCATCGAGGTTCTCGCCGAGACCGGTTTCGACGGTATGACGATCGACATGGTGGCCACTCGCGCCAAGGCCGGAAAGGCCACGGTCTATCGCCGCTGGGCCTCGAAGAACGAGCTGGTCATCGACGCCGTCGCCTGCATGAAGAAGGGTGATCTCGACACGCTGCAGATCCCCGACACCGGATCGCTGCGGGGCGATCTGGTGGCCATGATCCGCCCGCCGTCCATTCTCGATGCCGAGCGCAAGCTCAAGATCATGGCCGGGCTCGCATCGATGCTCTCGGCTGCGCCCGAGCTCGCCGATGCGGCCAACGAGGCCATCGTCGAGCCGCGCGCCCGCATCAACCGCATGCTGCTGCAGCGTGCGGTCGAGCGCGGAGAGATCTCGGGCGACGTCGATCTGCGACTCATCTCGCTGATCTCACCCTCGATGGTCGCCTACCGCACGCTCATTCTGCGTACGCCCGTCGACCGCGAATTCTTGATCTCGCTGATAGACCACATCATCCTGCCCGCGGTCGGGTTGGGCACACCGGCGGCGAGCTAGCCGCCGGTCGACTGCCGCACCACGAGGCTCGTGGGCATGATGGTGGCGCGCTCGATCCGTTCGCCCGCGATCAACCTCACGAGCGCCGCCGCCATTCCCGCGCCGAGTTCGAGTGAGGGCTGGTGCACCGTGGTGAGGGTCGGGGTGATCGCCCGGCCCAGCGGGTCGTCGTCGAAGCCGGCGACGGCGATGTCGCGCGGAATCGAGCGGGCGCGTTCGCGCAGCACGGGGTAGGCCCCGGTGGCCATCTGGTCGTTCGCGAAGAAGATCGCGTCGATGGCGGGGTCGCGCTCGAGGAGCCGGCCCGCGGCATCCGCCCCTGAT carries:
- a CDS encoding alpha/beta hydrolase — encoded protein: MPQFLSDHGVAISYLAWPVESPRGIVQIVHGLGDHAARYAELAARLNASGYSVYAHDQRGHGETARLPGASPRAGERRMGVGGLRSAGDDLVRFSRLLRDEAARDGSPGVPLIVVGHSLGSLILQRVINTRSTAFDGVVFSGTAYRMPGSMDGGDLTRRHRPARRQGTGFEWLTRDVAKQQQAAADELMFEAKALKEFGLKDGLRLFGVPGRSIRHDLPVLIVGGSDDILGGPASMRRLARAYRRRSKLDDVEVVVFPGARHEIFAETNRAEVFDRLVDWLDHHTEP
- a CDS encoding biotin/lipoate A/B protein ligase family protein, with product MHGEYKVPGGKLVVVDLDVVDAKIANFRLAGDFFLEPDDALPLINAAVEGLPVESDAATIAGAVRAALPEGAQLLGFTPESVAVAVRRSLAKATSWRDYDWQVIHSKAVPPVEQMALDEVLAIEVGEGRRQPTMRIWEWESPAVVIGSFQSLKNEVDLENAAKYGFDVVRRISGGGAMFMEAGSVITYSIYVPAALVSGMTFADSYAFLDEWVITALKSLGIDAHYAPLNDITSPTGKIGGAAQKRLGNGAVVHHVTMSYDMDGEKMVQVLRIGREKMSDKGTKSAAKRVDPLRSQTGLTRAEIIDKMIATFTGLYGATAGDITDDEYAKAEELVRTKFSTPEWIARVP
- a CDS encoding MFS transporter, whose product is MTQTSSSPSLEADAAKVSRRRWLTLSVVALAQLMVVLDSTVVNIALPAAQADLGFSDGDRQWVVTAYSLAFGSLLLLGGRLSDLIGRKRTFIIGLVGFAVASALGGAADSFGTLVAARALQGVFGALLAPTALAVLTTTFTIPKERARAFGIFGAIAGAGGAVGLLLGGYLTEKFDWRWNLYINVFIAVIGVIGALVYVNETKRTGPRPKLDIPGTVLISGGLFGLVYGFANAETDGWGSPLTWGMLAAAGVLLVIFVLWQRKATHPLLPLAIVLDRNRGAAYASVLIAGAGMFGIFLFVTYYLQASLGFSPIQTGLSFLPMIAMLVLAAQLSTNIFVPRFGPKIMVPFGMLLAMTGMILLTRLDLDSSYAANVLPALMVLGFGMGSIMPASMQSATLGVDREFAGVASAMVNTSQQVGGSIGVALLNTLAASAAAGYLADNAPVTAQVAANAAVHSYATAYWWGAGFFAVGAIVAALLFRRRGQGLSLSGHAAPAADAAAATSGPASTDAVPMPVH
- a CDS encoding GNAT family N-acetyltransferase, which gives rise to MESREVRHEPDAHRYTLWVDGEQVGQADYELRENTIAITHTEVDPSRQGSGLGGSLVKGMLDQLAEGELRVIPACPFVATYVERHDEYKPLTTR
- a CDS encoding transglutaminase family protein, which produces MNRLRIRHVTGYRYEGEVAASYNEARMLPVSSSDQFVLFSNLEIAPVSSNHNYLDYWGTRVSSFEVLTPHKELSLTANSLVEVRPRAHSAHPVGWEGLAEAAAKATSYVEHSKQTRLTDPNDDLTALAAEIAARNESPCEAALEICSVIGEQMQYVQGVTHVHSTAKDSWADKRGVCQDIAHIALGALRSVGIPARYVSGYLHPKPNAEIGETVAGESHAWVEWFCGEWRGFDPTNSIDIGDRHVTVGRGRDYNDVAPLRGVYAGPFGSTLFVTVEITRES
- a CDS encoding TetR/AcrR family transcriptional regulator, with protein sequence MTQLDPTTTDVATNDALESADSPKLGRKRDHTKDQQILDAAIEVLAETGFDGMTIDMVATRAKAGKATVYRRWASKNELVIDAVACMKKGDLDTLQIPDTGSLRGDLVAMIRPPSILDAERKLKIMAGLASMLSAAPELADAANEAIVEPRARINRMLLQRAVERGEISGDVDLRLISLISPSMVAYRTLILRTPVDREFLISLIDHIILPAVGLGTPAAS
- a CDS encoding site-specific DNA-methyltransferase, translating into MPADPTPADIGPADIGPAEAGAAHSRVIHGDNLSVLAGLPDAGFTVIYLDPPFNTGRVQKRQSTTSVRTVAGTGTVTGFKGQSYERIKGDLLAYDDAFENYWEFLEPRLVEAWRLLAADGTLYLHLDYREAHYAKVLLDALFGRESFLNEIIWAYDYGAKTKSRWPAKHDTILVYVKDPKGYYFDSTTVDREPYMAPGLVTPEKVERGKLPTDVWWHTIVSPTGNEKTGYPTQKPEGILRRIVQASSRPGDWVLDFFAGSGTTGAVARALGRNFVLVDQNPEAIEVMRARLPDVPIVVAPGL